Sequence from the Flavobacterium sp. TR2 genome:
CATTTGTACTGTATAATGGATGAAGGTTTACGGTATTATACTCTAAGCCAAAATAATCAGAATCATCTTGAAGAAGTATATTTTCATTAACTATACTGGCAAATTTCTCTTTAATTTTTAAATCAGCATCACTCTCTTTTGCACTGAGAGTCATTAGAACTTTAAGTTCAAATGCATTGCAGGCTCTTCTCCATCTTTGAGGATTTCCTTTAAAAATGGTTGGATCTCCATCAAAAGTCAAACCTTGTGAGAATTCAAGACGTGCTTGTTCCAATTCACCAAGAATCCCCATAAAAACTTCTTTTTGAGCGTCGTATTTTGGTTTATAATTGCCTTGCAGTCCAAGATTTGCTTCACTGTATGGAATATCTCCCATCTTCATGGTAAGGATATAAAAAGTATACGCTCTTATAAAATGACCTATTCCTTTATATGAGTTTTCTGCCGGGCTGCCTTGAGCAGCAAGTAACATTTTATCAATATCAGGTAAAATGGTCATTTTGTTAAAACTTGAATTGGCTATTAAGTTATATTGAGTTCCTAATTGTCCTTCATTAGCATAACCAACATATTTTGGCAAAGCATTTTCAGAAATATATTCTTTTGAATCAGTGCCTTGATATTTAGCAATACTCAGAATTATATTTGTAGCTAATAGTGAAGCACTTACCTGGGTAGGCGTATTAGGGTTGGTATTGATTTCATCAAAATTACTACAGCCAGAAAACATTAGCATACCTGTAATTGCAACGATTATTTTTTTCATATCAATAATTTTAAATTATGTTTACTTTTAAATTTAGAATTCAAGCTTAATATTGCAACCTACAAAACGCTGTGAAGGATCGCTAAAATTATCAACTCCTCCATCTGGATCAGAATATTTAAAATCTTTTGCCCAAAGGAATAAATTTTGACCTATTGCTGATACTGTAGCATTTTTTGCTTTTATAAAACTATATACTGACTTAGGAACACTATAAGTAAGTGAGACTTCTCTTAATTTCAAAAAAGTAGTGCTGTAAGTATCCGCAGGAGATGAATTACCTCCCCAGGCTGTACCTTTATGAATTCTTTTTACATAGTTCTCATAAGTAACAGGAACATCATTTGAAGCATATTGTCTGGTATCACTGGTAATA
This genomic interval carries:
- a CDS encoding SusD/RagB family nutrient-binding outer membrane lipoprotein, coding for MKKIIVAITGMLMFSGCSNFDEINTNPNTPTQVSASLLATNIILSIAKYQGTDSKEYISENALPKYVGYANEGQLGTQYNLIANSSFNKMTILPDIDKMLLAAQGSPAENSYKGIGHFIRAYTFYILTMKMGDIPYSEANLGLQGNYKPKYDAQKEVFMGILGELEQARLEFSQGLTFDGDPTIFKGNPQRWRRACNAFELKVLMTLSAKESDADLKIKEKFASIVNENILLQDDSDYFGLEYNTVNLHPLYSTNDMFTGRTILSDIVVDNLKRLNDKRLFYFAEPSADQIAKGLAQNSFMAYTGVKTSLDYGLMNANYAGGKYSKINLRYQTKQNSDPRRLLTYAEQELILAEASIKGWITASNAQLYYENGVKAALKNLMSTDASFAHGNPIVQNDIDTYFIGEAAFSADAATQLKQVWMQRYLLNFLVDAIIGFLISIY